The Pantoea nemavictus genome includes a region encoding these proteins:
- a CDS encoding HdeD family acid-resistance protein translates to MIKLIFLLTGAQILRRRWYWLALGGIALILLSAMILYDIGSDGVLSVPLDMLAILFVVEGAVQLFFAISKELRIDWLTLLKALGFLFIAFLIFNIPADNNDVSAVLFGLMFLFDGLFRISAAWVLRGVRWRKHCFTGIVELGLSIVIISNWPFHHHIAVPLCFALLLLSIGTNLLLMARQAHLLTDNSSVTALPLFKAAGLRRWHSSRYAHPPFPAELAAAPLTVYIWTPVGACVVRERYPLINRYIAAVDNNGVVSTGHAALEVGSDLYISHYPLDNIDRDSGNFRAILRSGESNDVAGRFLPSLAEEVADWCAPDKQIIFQRYNRVALENYWRSYRTDNTYNLTARNCSSTMIQALDVAIEGILAQQPFAGLRLFIDPNFWLLGVIRGRAEEMTWTPGLALDYVWLLKRVIEPQSSQLWPLRLWQGVKLRHELWQQKRTPSRSIVK, encoded by the coding sequence ATGATCAAATTGATCTTCCTGCTTACCGGCGCGCAGATATTGCGTCGACGCTGGTATTGGCTCGCGCTGGGTGGCATCGCGTTAATCCTGCTCTCCGCAATGATTCTTTATGATATTGGCAGCGATGGCGTGTTGTCGGTACCGCTGGATATGCTCGCCATCCTGTTCGTCGTGGAAGGTGCGGTGCAACTGTTCTTCGCCATCAGCAAAGAGCTACGCATTGACTGGTTAACGCTGCTGAAAGCGCTGGGTTTTCTCTTCATCGCCTTCCTGATATTCAACATTCCTGCAGACAATAACGACGTATCAGCGGTGTTATTTGGATTGATGTTCCTGTTCGATGGCCTGTTTCGCATCTCGGCGGCGTGGGTATTACGCGGCGTACGTTGGCGCAAGCACTGCTTCACCGGCATCGTCGAGCTCGGTCTGAGTATTGTGATCATCAGCAACTGGCCGTTTCATCATCACATTGCGGTGCCGCTCTGTTTCGCACTGTTGCTACTGAGTATCGGCACCAATCTGCTCCTCATGGCGCGTCAGGCGCATCTATTAACCGACAATAGCTCGGTAACCGCGTTGCCGCTGTTCAAGGCGGCAGGATTACGCCGCTGGCACAGTAGCCGCTATGCGCATCCTCCCTTTCCGGCGGAGTTGGCCGCGGCCCCGTTGACCGTGTATATCTGGACGCCGGTTGGCGCCTGTGTGGTGCGCGAACGCTATCCGTTGATCAATCGCTATATTGCAGCGGTCGATAACAATGGCGTGGTGTCGACCGGGCACGCGGCGCTCGAAGTCGGCAGCGATCTCTATATCAGTCACTATCCGCTGGACAACATCGATCGCGATTCGGGTAATTTCCGCGCCATTCTCCGTTCGGGGGAAAGTAATGATGTTGCCGGGCGCTTCTTGCCGTCGCTGGCGGAGGAAGTGGCAGATTGGTGTGCGCCTGATAAACAGATCATTTTTCAACGCTACAATCGGGTAGCGCTGGAAAATTACTGGCGCAGCTATCGTACTGACAATACTTATAACCTCACGGCACGTAACTGCTCATCCACCATGATTCAGGCGTTGGATGTGGCGATAGAAGGGATTCTGGCGCAGCAACCTTTTGCCGGTCTGCGCTTGTTTATCGATCCGAATTTCTGGTTACTTGGCGTCATCCGCGGCAGGGCAGAAGAGATGACGTGGACGCCAGGATTGGCGCTGGATTATGTCTGGTTGTTAAAACGCGTGATTGAACCCCAGTCGAGCCAGCTGTGGCCGCTCCGGTTATGGCAAGGTGTTAAATTGCGCCATGAGCTTTGGCAGCAAAAGCGGACGCCATCACGCAGCATTGTGAAATAA
- the nuoN gene encoding NADH-quinone oxidoreductase subunit NuoN, translating into MTITPQHLIALLPLLIVGLTVVVVMLSIAWRRNHFVNATLTVIGLNIALFSLWFVGQAGAMDVTPLLRVDGYSMFYTALVVLASLATCTFAYPWLAGFPDNKDEFYLLVLIAALGGIVLASANHLAALFIGIELLSLPLFGLIGYAFRQKRSLEASLKYTILSAAASSFLLFGIALIYADSGSLSFVQLGKSLSDSMIQEPLLLLGLGMMIIGLGFKLSLVPFHLWTPDVYQGAPAPVSTFLATASKIAIFAVIMRLFMYAPVTDSEAVRTVLGIIAFASILFGNLMAISQSNIKRLLGYSSIAHLGYLLVALIAVKTHQLSLETAGVYLAGYLFSSLGAFGVVSLMSSPYRGPDADTLYSYRGLFWHRPILSAVMTVMMLSLAGIPMTLGFIGKFYVIASSVNAHLWWLSGAVVAGSAIGLYYYLRVTVSLYLSPPELHNRDTQANWAFTAGGVVVLISAILVLLLGVYPQPLITLVQMAQPLM; encoded by the coding sequence ATGACAATAACTCCTCAACATCTGATCGCGTTACTGCCGCTGTTGATCGTCGGATTGACGGTGGTGGTGGTGATGCTATCCATTGCGTGGCGACGCAATCACTTTGTTAATGCCACGCTGACCGTGATCGGACTTAACATTGCGCTGTTTTCTCTGTGGTTTGTCGGCCAGGCGGGGGCGATGGATGTCACGCCGCTGCTGCGTGTTGATGGCTATTCGATGTTCTACACCGCGCTGGTGGTGTTAGCGAGCCTGGCCACCTGCACCTTTGCTTATCCATGGTTGGCCGGTTTCCCAGACAACAAAGATGAGTTCTATCTGCTGGTGCTGATTGCGGCTCTCGGTGGTATTGTGCTGGCGAGCGCTAACCATCTGGCGGCGTTGTTCATCGGCATCGAACTGCTCTCTCTGCCGCTGTTTGGTTTGATTGGTTACGCCTTCCGCCAGAAACGTTCGCTGGAAGCGTCACTGAAATACACCATTCTGTCAGCTGCAGCGTCATCCTTCCTGCTGTTCGGTATCGCCCTGATTTATGCAGACTCCGGCAGCCTGAGCTTTGTGCAGTTGGGCAAAAGCCTGAGCGATAGCATGATTCAGGAGCCGCTGCTGCTGCTGGGTCTGGGCATGATGATTATCGGTCTGGGCTTTAAACTGTCGCTGGTGCCGTTCCACCTGTGGACGCCAGACGTTTATCAGGGTGCGCCTGCGCCGGTTTCAACCTTCCTCGCCACCGCCAGTAAGATTGCGATTTTCGCCGTGATTATGCGTCTATTCATGTACGCGCCAGTCACTGACAGCGAAGCCGTTCGAACCGTGCTGGGTATCATTGCCTTCGCGTCGATTCTGTTCGGTAACCTGATGGCGATTTCTCAGAGCAACATCAAGCGTCTGCTGGGTTACTCCTCCATTGCGCATCTGGGATATTTACTGGTAGCGCTGATTGCGGTGAAAACGCATCAACTGTCGCTAGAAACCGCCGGTGTTTATCTGGCTGGTTATCTGTTCAGCAGCCTTGGTGCGTTCGGTGTGGTTAGCCTGATGTCGAGCCCATATCGTGGTCCGGATGCCGATACGCTCTACTCTTATCGTGGCCTGTTCTGGCATCGTCCGATTCTGTCAGCAGTAATGACGGTGATGATGTTGTCACTGGCGGGTATCCCGATGACGCTCGGCTTCATCGGTAAATTCTACGTGATCGCTTCAAGTGTGAACGCACATCTGTGGTGGTTGAGTGGTGCCGTGGTAGCCGGTAGTGCGATTGGTCTTTACTATTATCTGCGCGTAACGGTGAGCTTGTATCTGAGTCCGCCAGAACTGCATAACCGCGACACCCAAGCCAACTGGGCGTTTACGGCGGGTGGTGTTGTGGTGCTGATCTCTGCGATTCTGGTACTGCTGCTCGGTGTTTATCCGCAGCCGCTGATCACGCTGGTGCAGATGGCTCAGCCATTGATGTAA
- the nuoM gene encoding NADH-quinone oxidoreductase subunit M — protein MLLPWLIIIPFVGGLLCWLAERLGAKVPRWIAMITMGLTLALGLQLWLQGGYSLTQAAGIPQWQSTFSVPWIPRFGINFHLAIDGLSLLMVVLTGLLGLMAVLCSWNEIEKYQGFFHLNLMWILGGVIGVFLSIDMFLFFFFWEMMLVPMYFLIALWGHKASDGKTRISAATKFFIYTQASGLIMLVSILALVFVHYNATGVWTFSYEELLKTPMSHTVEYLLMLGFFIAFAVKMPVVPLHGWLPDAHSQAPTAGSVDLAGILLKTAAYGLLRFSLPLFPNASAEFAPIAMWLGILGIFYGAWMAFSQTDIKRLIAYTSVSHMGFVLIAIYTGSQLAFQGAVIQMIAHGLSAAALFILCGQLYERLHTRDLRQMGGLWSRIKWIPGLSLFFAVANLGMPGTGNFVGEFMILTGSFQVVPVIIVIATFGLVFASVYSLIMMQRAYFGEAKSKDPLPGMSPREFMTIGVLVVLLVLLGIYPQPILDTSHAAMSNIQQWFTASISTTRP, from the coding sequence GTGTTATTACCTTGGCTAATAATCATACCTTTTGTCGGTGGCTTGCTCTGCTGGCTTGCGGAGCGTCTTGGCGCAAAAGTTCCGCGATGGATTGCCATGATCACCATGGGCCTGACGCTGGCGCTTGGCCTGCAACTGTGGTTGCAGGGAGGCTATTCACTGACGCAGGCTGCGGGCATTCCGCAATGGCAATCGACGTTCTCGGTACCGTGGATTCCGCGTTTTGGTATCAACTTCCATCTGGCGATTGATGGTCTGTCGCTGCTGATGGTGGTGCTAACCGGTCTGCTCGGCCTGATGGCAGTGCTATGTTCCTGGAATGAAATTGAGAAGTATCAGGGCTTCTTCCACCTCAACCTGATGTGGATTCTTGGTGGTGTGATTGGCGTGTTCCTCTCCATCGACATGTTCCTGTTCTTCTTCTTCTGGGAAATGATGCTGGTGCCGATGTACTTCCTCATCGCACTTTGGGGTCATAAAGCATCAGACGGTAAAACACGCATTAGTGCGGCGACCAAGTTCTTCATCTATACCCAGGCTTCCGGTCTGATTATGTTGGTGTCGATTCTGGCGCTGGTCTTTGTGCACTACAACGCAACCGGCGTCTGGACCTTCAGCTATGAAGAGCTGCTGAAAACCCCGATGTCGCACACCGTTGAGTATCTGCTGATGCTGGGCTTCTTCATCGCCTTTGCGGTGAAAATGCCGGTAGTGCCACTGCACGGTTGGTTGCCCGACGCACACAGCCAGGCACCTACCGCGGGTTCGGTTGACCTCGCCGGTATTCTGTTGAAAACCGCGGCCTATGGTCTGCTGCGCTTCAGCTTGCCGCTGTTCCCAAATGCGTCTGCGGAGTTTGCTCCGATTGCGATGTGGCTCGGTATCCTCGGCATCTTCTACGGTGCGTGGATGGCTTTCTCGCAAACCGATATCAAACGCCTGATTGCTTACACCTCCGTTTCGCACATGGGCTTCGTACTGATCGCCATCTACACCGGCAGCCAGCTGGCCTTCCAGGGCGCGGTAATTCAGATGATTGCGCACGGCCTTTCGGCAGCAGCACTGTTCATTCTGTGTGGTCAGCTGTATGAGCGTCTGCATACGCGCGACCTGCGTCAGATGGGCGGTTTGTGGTCGCGGATTAAATGGATTCCGGGTCTGTCGCTGTTCTTCGCGGTTGCAAACCTCGGTATGCCGGGCACCGGTAACTTTGTCGGCGAATTTATGATTCTGACCGGCAGTTTCCAGGTGGTGCCGGTGATTATCGTCATTGCGACTTTTGGTCTGGTGTTTGCGTCGGTTTACTCGCTGATCATGATGCAGCGCGCTTACTTCGGCGAAGCGAAGTCAAAAGATCCGCTGCCAGGCATGTCACCGCGTGAGTTCATGACTATCGGCGTATTGGTGGTGTTGCTGGTGCTGCTGGGGATTTATCCGCAGCCAATCCTCGACACATCCCATGCTGCGATGAGCAATATTCAGCAGTGGTTTACCGCTTCAATTTCAACTACAAGGCCGTAA
- the nuoL gene encoding NADH-quinone oxidoreductase subunit L has translation MNLLYLTVLFPLIGFLLLAFSRGRWSENLSAAIGMGSVGLAALTTIYAGFDFFNQGQQPFTQALWTWIHVGNFDIKVNLVLDGLSLTMLSVVTGVGFFIHMFASWYMRGEEGYSRFFAYTNLFIASMVVLVLADNLMLMYLGWEGVGLCSYLLIGFYYSNPENGKAAMKAFIITRVGDVFLAFALFILYNELGTLNFRELVELAPAHFAADNHMLQWATLMLLGGAVGKSAQLPLQTWLADAMAGPTPVSALIHAATMVTAGVYLIARTHGLFLLTPEVLHLVGIIGAITLVLAGFAALVQTDIKRVLAYSTMSQIGYMFLALGVQAWDAAIFHLMTHAFFKALLFLSSGSVILACHHEQNIFKMGGLRKSIPLVYVCFLVGGAALAALPLITAGFYSKDEILFGALANGHINLMVAGLVGAFLTSIYTFRMIFIVFHGEEKIHAHAGKGITHHLPLIVLMVLSTFIGALITPPLAGVLPQNEFGEGGKVMLEITSGVVAIVGILIAAALWLGKRQLVTSIANSAPGRFFGTWWFAAWGFDWLYDKVFVKPYLGIAWLLKRDPLNSLMNLPALLSRIGNKGLVVSENGYLRWYVASMSVGAVVVLALLLVI, from the coding sequence ATGAATCTTCTCTATTTAACCGTATTATTTCCGCTGATTGGCTTTCTGCTATTAGCGTTTTCACGCGGTCGCTGGTCGGAGAACCTGTCGGCTGCAATCGGAATGGGATCGGTTGGTCTGGCAGCATTGACCACTATTTATGCCGGTTTTGACTTCTTCAATCAGGGACAGCAGCCGTTTACACAAGCGCTGTGGACCTGGATTCACGTTGGCAATTTTGACATCAAAGTAAATCTGGTGCTGGACGGCTTATCGCTGACCATGCTGTCAGTCGTTACCGGTGTCGGATTCTTCATCCACATGTTCGCTTCATGGTACATGCGTGGTGAAGAAGGTTATTCGCGCTTCTTCGCTTACACCAACCTGTTTATTGCGAGCATGGTGGTGTTAGTACTGGCCGATAACCTGATGCTGATGTATCTCGGTTGGGAAGGTGTGGGCCTGTGTTCTTATCTGCTGATTGGCTTCTACTACAGCAATCCAGAGAACGGCAAAGCGGCGATGAAAGCCTTTATCATCACCCGTGTCGGTGATGTGTTCCTCGCTTTCGCCTTGTTCATCCTTTACAACGAACTGGGTACGCTGAACTTCCGCGAACTGGTTGAGCTGGCACCAGCGCACTTTGCTGCTGACAACCATATGCTGCAGTGGGCAACCCTGATGCTGTTGGGTGGCGCGGTGGGTAAATCTGCACAGCTGCCGTTACAAACGTGGCTGGCGGATGCGATGGCGGGTCCAACCCCGGTTTCGGCGCTGATTCACGCCGCCACCATGGTAACCGCCGGTGTCTACCTGATTGCACGTACCCACGGTCTGTTCCTGTTAACGCCGGAAGTGTTGCACCTGGTCGGAATCATTGGTGCGATTACCTTGGTGCTGGCAGGTTTTGCTGCGCTGGTGCAAACCGACATCAAACGCGTGCTGGCTTACTCCACCATGAGTCAGATTGGTTATATGTTCCTCGCGCTTGGCGTGCAGGCATGGGACGCGGCGATTTTCCACCTGATGACGCATGCATTCTTTAAAGCCTTGCTGTTCCTCTCTTCAGGCTCGGTCATTCTTGCCTGCCACCATGAGCAAAACATCTTCAAGATGGGCGGCCTGCGTAAGAGCATCCCACTGGTTTATGTCTGCTTCCTGGTGGGTGGCGCTGCGCTAGCGGCACTGCCGCTGATTACCGCAGGTTTCTACAGTAAAGATGAAATCCTGTTTGGTGCGCTGGCGAATGGTCACATCAATCTGATGGTTGCGGGTCTGGTGGGTGCATTCCTCACCTCAATCTACACCTTCCGCATGATCTTCATCGTGTTCCACGGTGAAGAGAAAATTCATGCTCACGCTGGCAAAGGCATTACTCATCATCTGCCGCTGATTGTGCTGATGGTGCTCTCCACCTTTATTGGTGCGCTGATTACTCCACCGCTGGCGGGCGTCTTGCCGCAGAACGAATTTGGTGAAGGCGGCAAAGTGATGCTGGAAATCACCTCAGGCGTAGTGGCAATCGTCGGAATCCTGATTGCTGCAGCGCTGTGGCTGGGTAAACGTCAGCTGGTTACCAGCATCGCCAACAGCGCGCCGGGTCGTTTCTTTGGCACCTGGTGGTTCGCGGCCTGGGGCTTCGATTGGCTGTATGACAAGGTGTTCGTGAAACCTTATCTCGGCATTGCCTGGCTGCTGAAGCGCGACCCGCTTAATTCACTGATGAACCTGCCTGCGCTGCTGTCGCGTATTGGTAATAAAGGGTTGGTAGTGAGTGAGAACGGTTATCTGCGCTGGTACGTGGCCTCGATGAGCGTTGGCGCCGTGGTGGTGCTGGCGCTGCTGCTGGTGATTTAA
- the nuoK gene encoding NADH-quinone oxidoreductase subunit NuoK, producing MIPLQHGLMLAAVLFVLGLTSVVLRRNILFMLIGLEIMINASALALVVAGSYWGQADGQVMYILAISLAAAEASIGLALLLQLYRRRQTLNIDTVSEMRG from the coding sequence ATGATCCCGTTACAACACGGTCTAATGCTGGCCGCTGTGCTGTTTGTTCTCGGCCTGACCTCGGTGGTGCTGCGTCGTAACATCCTGTTTATGCTGATTGGTCTGGAAATTATGATCAATGCCTCGGCGTTAGCGCTGGTGGTTGCAGGCAGCTATTGGGGACAAGCTGACGGCCAGGTGATGTACATTCTGGCAATCAGCCTTGCGGCGGCGGAAGCGAGTATTGGTCTGGCGCTGTTGCTCCAGCTTTATCGTCGTCGTCAGACGCTGAACATTGACACAGTGAGCGAGATGCGCGGATGA
- the nuoJ gene encoding NADH-quinone oxidoreductase subunit J — protein MEFAFYLCGLVAVLTTLRVITHTNPVHALLYLIVSLLSIAGVFFSMGAYFAGALEIIVYAGAIMVLFVFVVMMLNLGKTQQDQEREWLKPSLWIGPGIVSLLLLAVMIYAISTAQDQGIDGTVIDAKAVGISLFGPYVLAVELASMLLLAGLVVAFHIGREERHGEVLSNRQADAQANKEDHA, from the coding sequence ATGGAATTTGCGTTTTATCTTTGCGGACTGGTCGCGGTGTTGACGACGTTGCGCGTTATCACTCACACCAATCCGGTACATGCGCTGCTGTACCTGATTGTTTCGCTGCTGTCGATTGCCGGCGTGTTCTTCTCAATGGGCGCCTACTTTGCGGGTGCCCTGGAAATCATCGTTTACGCCGGCGCTATCATGGTGCTGTTCGTCTTCGTGGTGATGATGCTGAACCTGGGCAAAACCCAGCAGGATCAAGAGCGCGAGTGGCTGAAGCCTTCACTGTGGATTGGTCCCGGCATCGTCTCGTTACTGCTGCTGGCGGTAATGATTTATGCCATTAGCACTGCACAGGATCAGGGCATTGATGGCACCGTCATCGACGCCAAAGCGGTCGGTATCAGCTTGTTTGGTCCTTATGTTCTGGCTGTTGAGCTGGCATCAATGCTGCTGCTCGCCGGTCTGGTAGTGGCCTTCCATATTGGACGTGAAGAGCGTCACGGCGAAGTGCTGAGCAATCGTCAAGCGGATGCGCAAGCAAATAAGGAGGATCACGCATGA
- the nuoI gene encoding NADH-quinone oxidoreductase subunit NuoI, with product MTLKDIVVGFGTTVRSIWMIGMHAFAKRETQMYPEEPVYLPPRYRGRIVLTRDPDGAERCVACNLCAVACPVGCISLQKAETQDGRWYPEFFRINFSRCIFCGLCEEACPTTAIQLTPDFELGEFKRQDLVYEKEDLLISGPGKYPEYNFYRMAGMAIDGKEKGEAENEAKPIDVKGLLP from the coding sequence ATGACTTTAAAAGATATTGTCGTTGGCTTCGGCACGACAGTGCGCAGTATCTGGATGATAGGCATGCATGCCTTCGCCAAGCGCGAAACCCAAATGTATCCGGAAGAGCCGGTTTATCTGCCGCCGCGTTACCGTGGACGTATTGTGCTGACGCGCGATCCGGACGGTGCAGAGCGCTGCGTTGCCTGTAACTTGTGTGCGGTAGCGTGCCCTGTCGGCTGTATCTCGCTGCAGAAAGCTGAAACGCAGGATGGACGCTGGTATCCAGAGTTTTTCCGCATCAACTTCTCACGCTGCATCTTCTGTGGTCTGTGCGAAGAAGCGTGCCCAACCACCGCGATCCAGCTGACGCCCGATTTTGAATTGGGTGAGTTTAAGCGTCAGGATCTGGTGTATGAGAAGGAAGACCTGCTGATTTCCGGTCCGGGTAAGTACCCGGAATACAACTTCTATCGTATGGCTGGTATGGCGATCGACGGAAAAGAGAAGGGCGAAGCGGAAAACGAAGCCAAGCCGATCGACGTCAAAGGGCTGTTACCTTAA
- the nuoH gene encoding NADH-quinone oxidoreductase subunit NuoH: protein MSWLTPDVIEILINIGKALVILLVVVGCGAFMSFAERRLLGLWQNRYGPNRVGWGGSLQLAADMIKMFFKEDWVPPFTDRFIFTLAPVIAFVSLLLAFAIVPVSPTWMVTDLNIGLLFFLMMAGLAVYAVLFAGWSSNNKYSLLGAMRASAQTLSYEVFLGLSLMGVVAQAGSFNMNAIVESQAHLWNIIPQFFGFLTFCIAGVAVCHRHPFDQPEAEQELADGYHIEYAGMKFGLFFVGEYVAITTVSALIVTLFFGGWHGPFLPPFIWFALKTAFFMVMFILIRAALPRPRYDQVLSFGWKVCLPLTLLNLLATAAVILSTAQ, encoded by the coding sequence ATGAGTTGGCTGACACCGGACGTTATTGAAATCCTGATCAACATTGGCAAAGCGCTGGTCATCCTGTTGGTCGTGGTGGGTTGCGGTGCTTTCATGAGTTTCGCCGAGCGTCGTCTGCTCGGCTTGTGGCAAAACCGCTACGGACCGAACCGTGTAGGGTGGGGCGGATCGCTGCAGCTGGCTGCAGATATGATCAAAATGTTCTTTAAAGAGGACTGGGTTCCGCCGTTTACCGACCGCTTCATCTTTACACTGGCACCGGTTATCGCCTTTGTATCGCTGCTGCTGGCCTTTGCCATTGTACCGGTTTCGCCAACGTGGATGGTCACCGACCTGAACATCGGTTTGCTGTTCTTCCTGATGATGGCGGGTCTGGCGGTCTATGCGGTGCTGTTCGCTGGCTGGTCGAGTAATAACAAATACTCGCTGCTGGGTGCGATGCGTGCCTCGGCGCAGACGCTGAGCTACGAAGTGTTCCTTGGTCTGTCGCTGATGGGTGTTGTGGCGCAAGCCGGTTCATTCAATATGAATGCCATCGTCGAAAGTCAGGCGCATCTGTGGAACATCATTCCGCAGTTCTTCGGCTTCCTCACCTTCTGCATCGCCGGCGTTGCGGTCTGCCACCGCCACCCGTTTGACCAACCAGAAGCGGAGCAGGAGTTGGCGGATGGTTACCACATTGAATATGCCGGTATGAAATTCGGCCTGTTCTTCGTCGGTGAATACGTGGCGATCACTACTGTATCAGCGCTGATTGTCACGCTGTTCTTCGGTGGCTGGCACGGTCCGTTCCTGCCGCCATTCATCTGGTTCGCTTTGAAAACAGCGTTCTTTATGGTGATGTTTATCCTGATTCGTGCTGCGCTGCCGCGTCCACGCTATGACCAGGTGCTGTCGTTCGGCTGGAAAGTGTGTCTGCCGTTGACGCTGTTGAACCTGCTGGCGACCGCCGCAGTGATTCTGTCCACCGCGCAGTAA